A section of the Centroberyx gerrardi isolate f3 chromosome 8, fCenGer3.hap1.cur.20231027, whole genome shotgun sequence genome encodes:
- the selenoe gene encoding selenoprotein e, with the protein MWAFLVLALALSVRGSENTNDTAVEEEPVIARGKLMAPSVVGUGIKKMPELHHFLLERLALYHNLEYDSSEEKNPRLILYNEKDEVVQTVPVKKMKADEISSLLDSLGFYRRSQKGEEVPEEFQRFPLRAPRDEL; encoded by the exons atgtGGGCCTTCTTGGTGCTCGCTCTTGCCCTCTCTGTTCGGGGGTCAGAAAATACCAACGACACAGCGGTTGAAGAGGAGCCTGTTATAGCCAGAGGCAAACTGATG GCTCCCAGTGTGGTTGGATGAGGCATAAAGAAAATGCCCGAGCTCCATCATTTTCTCCTGGAGCGACTGGCATTATA CCACAACTTGGAATATGATTCATCGGAGGAGAAGAACCCCCGCCTGATACTCTATAACGAAAAGGATGAGGTCGTTCAG ACGGTGCCTGTGAAGAAAATGAAGGCTGACGAGATCAGTAGCCTGCTGGACTCGCTGGGTTTCTACAGGAGGTCCCAGAAAGGGGAGGAGGTGCCCGAGGAGTTCCAGCGCTTCCCCCTGCGCGCCCCCAGGGACGAGCTGTGA
- the LOC139910443 gene encoding transmembrane protein 17A, producing MPVFYSPVSQNLRMGLAYVGSSVFTNNRTGDGDFPREQDDRSVVNELVSHLPLQMLLYFNMFYFPCWWFSAVLMLELKFYYLPGYYQALLITGMILLTVIEVARLYLGYIGNLKEKVPELAAFWLLSFMFQLPVLLFFLTDEGIIILPLERAVHSLYLLFLLAQILAAFLALRAMTRKLTLLFHLRQFGEVESFRHAGMSPVYGLPYHRSVLPVSPTNNLYH from the exons atgcctgTGTTTTACTCCCCTGTCTCCCAGAACCTGCGCATGGGCCTGGCCTACGTGGGCAGCTCTGTCTTCACCAACAACAGGACGGGGGACGGTGACTTCCCCAGGGAGCAGGACGACAGATCTG TGGTGAACGAGCTGGTGTCTCACCTTCCGCTGCAGATGCTGCTGTACTTCAACATGTTCTACTTTCCCTGCTGGTGGTTCTCTGCTGTCCTCATGTTGGAGTTAAAG TTCTATTATCTGCCTGGATACTACCAGGCTCTCCTCATAACCGGGATGATCCTCCTCACTGTCATTGAAGTGGCCCGACTTTATTTGGGTTACATTGGCAACCTTAAAGAAAAG gTGCCAGAGCTGGCGGCCTTCTGGCTGCTGTCCTTCATGTTCCAGCTGCCAGTGCTGCTGTTCTTCCTGACCGATGAGGGAATTATTATCCTGCCCCTGGAGAGAGCCGTCCACTCCCTctacctcctcttcctgctcgcCCAGATCCTGGCTGCCTTCCTGGCTCTGAGGGCCATGACCCGAAAGCTCACGCTCCTCTTCCATCTGCGGCAGTTCGGCGAGGTGGAGAGCTTCCGCCACGCCGGGATGAGCCCCGTCTACGGGCTGCCCTACCACCGGAGCGTGCTGCCCGTGTCACCGACCAATAATCTGTACCATTAA